In one Vibrio sp. CB1-14 genomic region, the following are encoded:
- a CDS encoding TonB-dependent receptor, translating into MASSTGNRVLSLSLLALSIAQANAAETTASSTKTEQDNADENMVVTATRYSQDADKIPGSIHVISEKELKQQTAVADDLTSVIANLVPGMTPSRQKLSTQGENLRGRTALIMVDGVPQNNPLRNGNRNGYTVDSSMLERVEVVQGASAVQGNGATGGIINYVTKSAKPGDHWKQTIGTRVTSNLKEDGTGGKVYYNLSQYDEDYDLFIGGAWEQQGLYYDGNGNPIGMNSIQGETQDSNATNFLAKGGYNFDGGNQRVSFSASRFKLQSNQNYVAVKGDWQNGVPGTVVKGTPSGDPTSNYAELYNFGYDHYDFLGGELKFQAFYQNFEAVYGQASWWPTPDKQYDQGAIVSTKKGFKLSYVKLDLLGLDDSWVIGLDGLEDSTKQKLTQSNRDVTPDMMYQSIAPFIQGDMLVTDSLRLSGGVRFENTRVKVANGQTLWGYGNGGHREVNIIGGEQTFSQAVFNAGAVYDFTPNVSSFVGFSQGFGLPDIGRVLRGNWIGGPGVDAPSGGHPIDFNTMPAVKPVVTDNYEVGLSYSNDKFFISGSTYMSIAKDGANLSLNKGGTYDVVRQRTDIKGYELSSTYHILPTTQLQALYSHVEGQVDTNQDGRVDSDMDLKNLSPDRLLVAMNHQFSDNWNGRVQYNHMFSRSKEQNDAGSAQKFDGYGLMDLSMFYNMKQYGRISVGIENLFNEQYINYFSQIRHHSAYYFSGRGRTFSLGYEVDF; encoded by the coding sequence ATGGCATCATCAACAGGGAACCGAGTTTTATCTCTCTCATTACTCGCACTATCCATTGCTCAAGCCAACGCAGCTGAAACAACAGCATCATCGACAAAAACAGAACAAGACAACGCCGATGAAAACATGGTTGTGACAGCAACACGTTACAGCCAAGACGCAGATAAGATCCCTGGGTCTATCCACGTTATCTCAGAAAAAGAGCTCAAACAGCAAACGGCTGTCGCCGACGACCTAACCAGCGTTATCGCAAACTTGGTACCAGGCATGACCCCGAGTCGTCAAAAACTATCGACGCAAGGTGAAAACCTTCGCGGCCGCACTGCGCTGATTATGGTCGATGGCGTTCCACAAAATAACCCTCTTCGAAATGGTAACCGTAATGGCTATACCGTTGACTCTTCAATGCTAGAACGCGTAGAAGTGGTTCAAGGTGCGAGTGCGGTGCAAGGCAATGGCGCGACTGGCGGTATCATTAACTATGTGACCAAGAGTGCGAAGCCAGGCGATCACTGGAAACAAACCATAGGCACAAGAGTAACCTCCAACCTTAAAGAAGATGGCACTGGCGGCAAAGTTTACTACAACCTTAGCCAGTACGATGAAGACTATGATCTGTTCATCGGTGGTGCTTGGGAGCAGCAAGGGCTGTATTACGATGGTAATGGCAACCCTATTGGCATGAACTCGATCCAGGGTGAAACCCAAGACTCCAACGCGACCAATTTTCTTGCAAAAGGTGGCTACAACTTTGATGGTGGCAATCAACGCGTCAGCTTTAGTGCCAGCCGATTCAAACTGCAAAGTAACCAAAACTACGTTGCAGTAAAAGGCGATTGGCAAAATGGTGTTCCGGGTACGGTTGTAAAAGGCACGCCAAGTGGCGACCCAACCTCTAACTACGCTGAACTCTACAACTTTGGTTATGATCACTACGACTTCTTAGGCGGTGAGCTTAAATTCCAGGCCTTCTATCAAAACTTTGAAGCTGTCTACGGACAAGCATCTTGGTGGCCAACACCAGACAAACAGTATGACCAAGGCGCTATCGTTTCGACCAAAAAAGGTTTCAAACTAAGCTATGTGAAGCTGGACTTATTGGGTCTTGATGACAGTTGGGTGATTGGGCTTGATGGCCTAGAAGACTCGACTAAGCAGAAACTGACACAATCAAACCGCGATGTGACACCAGATATGATGTACCAGAGTATCGCTCCGTTTATTCAAGGTGACATGCTGGTTACAGATTCATTGCGTCTATCTGGTGGTGTACGTTTTGAAAATACACGTGTGAAAGTCGCTAACGGTCAAACTCTATGGGGCTACGGCAACGGCGGTCATCGTGAGGTGAACATCATCGGTGGAGAACAAACCTTCTCTCAAGCTGTGTTTAACGCGGGCGCGGTCTATGATTTCACACCAAATGTGTCTTCGTTCGTGGGCTTTAGCCAAGGATTCGGCTTACCTGATATTGGCCGAGTACTTCGCGGTAATTGGATCGGCGGCCCTGGTGTTGATGCTCCATCTGGCGGACACCCTATCGATTTCAATACCATGCCGGCAGTTAAACCCGTCGTAACCGACAACTATGAAGTTGGACTAAGTTACAGCAACGATAAGTTCTTCATTAGCGGTAGCACTTACATGTCAATCGCAAAAGATGGCGCTAACCTGAGCCTAAACAAAGGCGGTACCTATGATGTTGTCCGTCAAAGAACCGACATCAAAGGCTATGAGCTAAGCTCCACCTACCACATTTTGCCAACTACTCAGCTTCAAGCGCTATATTCGCATGTCGAAGGTCAGGTAGATACTAACCAAGACGGTCGTGTAGACAGCGATATGGATTTGAAAAACCTATCGCCAGATCGCCTGTTGGTCGCAATGAACCACCAGTTTTCAGATAACTGGAATGGCCGAGTACAATACAACCACATGTTCTCGCGCTCAAAAGAGCAGAACGATGCGGGCAGTGCACAGAAATTTGATGGCTATGGCCTGATGGATCTTTCGATGTTCTACAACATGAAACAGTATGGCCGAATCAGTGTCGGTATTGAAAACCTGTTTAATGAGCAGTACATCAACTACTTTAGCCAAATCCGTCACCATAGTGCCTATTACTTCTCAGGTCGCGGTAGGACCTTTAGCTTAGGCTACGAAGTCGACTTCTAA
- the add gene encoding adenosine deaminase, which produces MNYKQLPKIDLHCHLDGSVRPETIIELAEQQNIDLPSKDVNVIRDMMIAPETCPNLIEYLKRFDLPLSVMQTKEALERIAFEVYEDAALENVTYMEVRFGPLLHREKGLNVEEIIGSVVAGMQRAEKVHGIKGNIILSLLRHMPTDEIKHVIDVGSQYVGKGVAAFDLAGGEELGFCEKFIPFAQYAKEKGLNVTIHAGEQGEGQNVYDAITMLGAERVGHGIHIATHQAAFDLVYDKQVALETCPSSNVQTKAVDSMDVHPIEDFRQRGIPVTINTDNRTVSNTTMTKEVQKVMEQFNLSEDDYIHIYRNSVNAAFTDEATKSQLLAN; this is translated from the coding sequence ATGAATTATAAACAACTGCCAAAAATCGACCTACACTGCCACCTAGATGGAAGTGTGCGCCCGGAAACTATTATCGAGTTGGCGGAGCAACAGAACATCGATTTGCCTAGTAAGGACGTTAACGTTATTCGCGACATGATGATCGCACCAGAAACCTGTCCTAACCTTATTGAGTACCTAAAGCGTTTCGACTTACCACTGTCTGTCATGCAAACTAAAGAAGCGCTAGAACGTATTGCTTTTGAAGTGTATGAAGATGCAGCGCTTGAAAACGTAACGTATATGGAAGTGCGATTTGGTCCACTTCTACATCGTGAGAAAGGTCTGAATGTTGAGGAAATCATCGGTTCAGTCGTTGCGGGTATGCAGCGTGCTGAGAAGGTGCACGGTATTAAAGGCAATATCATTTTGTCGCTGCTGCGTCATATGCCAACGGATGAAATTAAACATGTCATTGATGTTGGTTCGCAATATGTAGGCAAAGGTGTGGCTGCTTTTGATCTTGCTGGCGGTGAAGAGCTGGGCTTCTGCGAGAAGTTCATCCCATTTGCTCAATATGCAAAAGAAAAAGGTCTCAATGTCACTATCCATGCTGGTGAGCAGGGCGAAGGTCAGAACGTATATGATGCGATTACAATGCTCGGTGCGGAGCGAGTGGGGCATGGTATCCATATCGCGACTCATCAAGCGGCATTTGATCTAGTCTACGACAAGCAAGTTGCTCTGGAAACGTGCCCAAGTAGTAACGTTCAGACCAAAGCGGTAGACAGTATGGATGTTCACCCAATTGAAGATTTTAGACAGCGTGGCATTCCAGTAACGATTAACACAGATAACAGAACCGTCTCCAACACCACCATGACAAAAGAAGTACAAAAAGTGATGGAACAGTTCAACTTGAGCGAAGACGACTATATTCACATCTATCGCAATAGTGTGAATGCGGCATTTACGGATGAAGCTACGAAATCACAGCTCCTAGCAAATTAG
- a CDS encoding FecCD family ABC transporter permease, whose amino-acid sequence MKLSWLILVVILIAVGIVSMLVGVTQLSLLQVVDTLFHGGDYDFVVNQYRFPRLLLAIGVGAGLGVSGALVQGVIRNPLASPDLIGVSAGAGFAATLLLTIYPDAPIWYLPLAAIFGGVSVGLALVIIAQAVKLPPARMALTGIAISAFLASGIDFLLVVHPIEINTAMIWLTGSLWGRGWEQLPYIWLGLAILLPIALWYAWRLDIIGLGDESAIALGVQLEKVQIAAILSAVMLASLSVSIAGTISFVGLLAPHLARMLFGHNHKALAIGSALIGGLLVLIADAIARGISPPIELPAGVLTSVIGAPYFIFLLKRHKGW is encoded by the coding sequence ATGAAGCTTTCTTGGCTAATTCTGGTGGTAATTCTGATTGCTGTAGGCATCGTAAGCATGCTCGTCGGTGTCACTCAATTATCATTGCTACAAGTCGTTGATACCCTTTTTCACGGTGGTGACTACGACTTTGTCGTCAACCAATATCGATTCCCGCGCCTATTGCTTGCCATAGGTGTCGGTGCGGGACTTGGTGTATCTGGTGCGCTTGTACAAGGTGTGATCAGAAACCCCCTTGCCTCTCCAGACTTAATTGGGGTGAGTGCTGGCGCTGGTTTCGCAGCCACACTGCTATTGACCATCTATCCCGATGCACCAATTTGGTATCTGCCTTTGGCGGCCATATTTGGTGGTGTCAGTGTAGGACTTGCTTTGGTTATCATTGCACAGGCGGTAAAGCTGCCTCCTGCGCGAATGGCGCTTACTGGTATTGCTATCAGCGCCTTTTTAGCCAGTGGTATCGACTTTCTCTTAGTTGTCCATCCTATCGAGATCAACACCGCCATGATTTGGCTGACAGGAAGTTTATGGGGAAGAGGATGGGAGCAGCTACCTTATATTTGGCTCGGATTGGCCATTTTATTGCCAATTGCCCTATGGTACGCATGGCGACTGGATATCATCGGCCTTGGTGACGAATCCGCCATTGCTCTGGGTGTGCAACTCGAAAAGGTACAGATAGCCGCAATACTCAGCGCCGTCATGCTGGCGAGTCTCAGCGTTTCCATTGCAGGAACGATCAGTTTTGTTGGATTGTTAGCGCCACATTTAGCTCGCATGCTATTTGGACACAATCATAAAGCGCTCGCTATCGGCTCTGCATTGATTGGTGGATTATTGGTGCTAATCGCTGATGCTATTGCTAGAGGTATCTCGCCGCCAATTGAGCTTCCTGCTGGCGTCCTGACTTCCGTCATTGGGGCACCCTACTTCATCTTTCTATTAAAACGACACAAGGGTTGGTAA
- the fecE gene encoding Fe(3+) dicitrate ABC transporter ATP-binding protein FecE, with amino-acid sequence MLSVKNLHVAYGNKTIIQDLNLSIPKGKITALIGPNGCGKSTLLKTLARINQPKSGQVFIDNTPLTKIPTKALAQRLSMLPQTHASPEGISIRRLVEYGRAPYTSHWGKLNEQDNLIVEHAMAATSISELAELPIDALSGGQRQRAWIAMIIAQDTEIVMLDEPTTYLDLSHQVELMHTMQAMNQQGKTVVVVLHDLNQACRYCDHLVVLRDGQLMTEGTPSEVFTQSLLKQVFDLDAMVIEDPVSNTPMCVAR; translated from the coding sequence ATGCTGTCTGTTAAGAATCTACACGTTGCCTATGGCAATAAAACCATTATCCAAGATCTCAACCTGTCTATCCCAAAGGGCAAAATCACGGCTCTTATTGGGCCTAATGGTTGTGGAAAATCAACCCTGTTGAAAACTCTAGCAAGAATTAATCAGCCGAAGTCAGGCCAAGTGTTTATTGACAACACGCCGCTAACAAAGATCCCAACCAAAGCGCTTGCACAGAGGTTATCAATGTTGCCTCAAACGCATGCTAGCCCAGAAGGTATCTCTATCCGCCGCCTTGTGGAATATGGACGAGCGCCTTACACCTCACATTGGGGAAAACTCAACGAACAGGATAACCTCATCGTCGAACACGCTATGGCTGCCACCAGCATTAGCGAGTTAGCCGAATTGCCCATCGATGCTCTCTCAGGCGGACAGCGTCAACGTGCTTGGATCGCGATGATCATTGCGCAAGACACCGAAATTGTCATGCTAGATGAACCCACCACCTACCTTGATCTATCTCATCAAGTTGAGCTAATGCACACCATGCAAGCCATGAATCAGCAAGGCAAAACAGTGGTTGTCGTTTTACATGATCTCAACCAAGCCTGCCGCTATTGTGACCATTTGGTTGTTCTTAGGGATGGCCAACTAATGACCGAAGGCACGCCTTCAGAGGTGTTTACTCAATCATTGCTCAAGCAAGTGTTCGACCTTGATGCCATGGTGATTGAAGACCCAGTTTCCAATACCCCAATGTGCGTCGCTCGCTAA
- a CDS encoding porin family protein: protein MKKAVVLAVSALMATGAWANSTESGFYIGGGYGLTESKLENQDVSAFPTIDGERSLRVYGGYQFNRIVALEGGYTNYGDLSHQSLQGVKINPTAFSLAANLGYSFDNGLRPFATLGLSRVNMDVKYNGQKESDSATGFRYGLGLEYAPQMVEGLAMRLAYEADAFNVDIGDPKTYTFSVGSVYLGASYKF from the coding sequence ATGAAAAAAGCAGTAGTACTTGCAGTTTCTGCACTAATGGCAACTGGCGCGTGGGCGAACTCTACAGAATCAGGTTTCTACATTGGTGGTGGTTACGGTCTAACAGAAAGTAAACTAGAAAACCAAGATGTATCAGCGTTCCCAACCATTGACGGTGAGCGTTCACTACGCGTGTATGGTGGCTACCAATTCAACCGTATCGTTGCTCTGGAAGGTGGTTACACAAACTACGGTGACTTGTCACATCAGAGCTTACAAGGCGTAAAGATCAACCCAACTGCGTTCTCGCTAGCAGCAAACCTTGGTTACAGCTTCGACAATGGTCTACGCCCATTCGCTACACTAGGCCTATCTCGCGTTAACATGGATGTAAAATACAACGGTCAAAAAGAAAGTGATTCAGCAACAGGCTTCCGCTATGGCTTAGGTCTAGAATATGCTCCTCAGATGGTGGAAGGTCTAGCAATGCGTTTAGCTTATGAAGCTGATGCTTTCAATGTCGATATTGGTGACCCAAAAACATACACATTCTCGGTTGGCTCTGTGTACCTTGGCGCTTCTTACAAATTCTAA